One genomic region from Evansella sp. LMS18 encodes:
- a CDS encoding thioredoxin family protein gives MDLLAWFEKGLSVEQYKNGMNVNRENMELIYERFELSEADKRKLSTLNVSGIKVIALTEDWCGDAMLNLPILLRIAEETKMDVRFILRDSNLELMDQYLTNGTSRSIPIFIFINQAGEEKVVWGPRAGEVQNLVDSLKSELPDKEAEDFQEKQKSIFNHLTKTFLEDEQIWKSVSSSITEKLKAI, from the coding sequence ATGGATTTACTTGCTTGGTTTGAAAAAGGATTGTCAGTTGAGCAATATAAAAATGGGATGAACGTAAATCGTGAGAATATGGAACTCATTTATGAACGTTTTGAATTGAGTGAAGCTGATAAAAGAAAACTATCGACGCTGAATGTCTCTGGGATAAAGGTAATTGCTTTAACCGAAGACTGGTGTGGGGATGCCATGTTAAACCTTCCCATTTTATTAAGAATTGCTGAAGAAACAAAAATGGATGTCCGCTTTATTTTACGGGATTCCAACCTGGAGCTGATGGATCAATATTTAACAAACGGAACATCCCGATCGATCCCTATCTTTATTTTTATAAATCAGGCGGGAGAAGAAAAGGTTGTTTGGGGTCCCAGAGCAGGAGAGGTTCAGAATCTGGTTGACTCACTCAAGTCTGAATTGCCGGACAAGGAAGCTGAAGATTTTCAGGAGAAACAAAAGAGCATATTTAACCACCTTACGAAAACCTTCCTGGAAGATGAACAGATTTGGAAGTCTGTTTCCAGCAGTATCACAGAAAAATTAAAAGCTATTTAA
- a CDS encoding YrhC family protein: protein MTEKKLHDLKNKVTDFKRFAFILLAISGFLTVGLALPTEFSAGEQQGLLAGVIIALLIAAYFFHRQAMNTQQEINEEE, encoded by the coding sequence ATGACTGAGAAGAAGCTGCATGATCTGAAAAATAAAGTAACTGATTTTAAAAGATTTGCATTTATCTTACTGGCAATCTCAGGATTTCTTACTGTCGGCTTAGCTCTGCCAACAGAGTTCTCAGCTGGAGAACAGCAAGGCCTTCTGGCAGGTGTAATAATTGCTTTGTTAATTGCTGCTTACTTTTTCCATCGCCAGGCAATGAACACACAACAGGAAATAAATGAAGAAGAATAA
- a CDS encoding YrrS family protein — MSQYGSYTQRSELRKKRRMNIWLNGLIGVAVLAILFVGGSMIFGGGSEPVTQDDTNQNEEQDNGPLNIPEADAEDENTEENNSAFNINTADNEENSLNNNNETNNDGNSENNNGNNEEDNNNDNNENNEDNNDNNNERPETDGNWEPIGTVQSEPFTISFERGSTNWNEMIEALTYATGLSEDEMTLWRIENGGDQKSAVGTLSTPENSNTPYQVRIEWVTNEGWMPVSVERLNSNPYN, encoded by the coding sequence ATGAGTCAGTATGGATCTTATACACAGCGCAGTGAATTGAGAAAAAAGCGCCGGATGAATATATGGTTGAACGGTCTTATTGGGGTAGCGGTTCTCGCAATTTTATTTGTCGGGGGCTCAATGATATTTGGAGGGGGTTCTGAGCCTGTAACTCAAGATGATACTAATCAAAATGAAGAGCAGGATAACGGCCCGCTGAACATCCCGGAGGCTGATGCTGAGGATGAAAATACAGAGGAGAATAACAGCGCTTTTAATATAAATACAGCTGATAATGAGGAAAACAGCTTAAACAATAATAATGAAACTAATAATGACGGTAATTCTGAAAATAACAACGGGAATAACGAAGAAGATAACAACAACGATAATAACGAGAACAATGAAGATAATAACGATAACAACAACGAACGTCCCGAAACTGATGGTAACTGGGAGCCGATAGGTACTGTGCAAAGTGAACCTTTCACCATTTCTTTTGAGCGGGGCAGCACGAACTGGAATGAAATGATAGAGGCGTTAACATATGCCACCGGCCTGAGCGAAGATGAAATGACTTTATGGCGTATTGAAAACGGCGGGGATCAAAAATCTGCTGTTGGTACATTAAGTACTCCTGAAAACAGCAACACCCCATATCAGGTGCGCATTGAATGGGTAACTAACGAAGGATGGATGCCTGTTTCCGTAGAACGATTAAACAGTAATCCATACAATTAA
- a CDS encoding DUF2536 family protein: MFIQTNPLKDKVEFFEAGSIEALEKQIAAKIEDNQAILLGVHHVQHNTAFDPKTGQRLYTAVVHFKAENN; encoded by the coding sequence ATGTTTATCCAGACGAATCCTTTGAAAGATAAAGTTGAATTTTTCGAAGCAGGGAGTATTGAAGCTTTAGAAAAGCAAATTGCTGCGAAGATTGAAGATAATCAGGCAATTTTGCTCGGGGTGCACCATGTTCAGCATAATACAGCGTTCGACCCGAAAACAGGCCAGCGTTTATATACAGCAGTTGTGCATTTTAAAGCAGAGAATAATTAA
- a CDS encoding lmo0937 family membrane protein has translation MLWTIIGILIVLWLLGFIFEVAGGLVHILLVIALIVFIFNMITGRKA, from the coding sequence ATGCTTTGGACAATCATCGGAATTTTAATTGTACTATGGTTACTTGGCTTTATTTTTGAAGTTGCAGGAGGATTAGTGCACATTCTTCTCGTAATAGCACTGATAGTATTTATCTTCAATATGATTACCGGCAGGAAAGCCTGA
- a CDS encoding CoA pyrophosphatase — MDDKQSHWLEHFRNRKANVMDHELYNEFAILVPLVEKQKELHFVFEVRAQNIRQPGEICFPGGKIDSTDSSPAHAALRELEEELGVPASKVKLAGDLDYMITPFRFMLYPFLGLIDPDAVFKKNDGEVKEILFVPLSKLLEMEPKEHKIFLNVEPEEEFPFHLIPNGENYNWRTAFVNEQFYEYEGNVIWGLTARILTHVLQEIKGIKM; from the coding sequence TTGGACGATAAACAATCGCATTGGCTTGAGCATTTCCGGAACAGAAAAGCAAACGTGATGGACCATGAACTTTATAATGAATTTGCAATTCTAGTACCTCTTGTGGAGAAACAGAAAGAATTGCACTTCGTGTTTGAGGTGAGAGCGCAAAATATCCGCCAGCCAGGGGAAATCTGTTTTCCTGGCGGGAAAATAGATAGTACAGACAGCTCTCCAGCACATGCTGCATTGAGGGAACTGGAAGAGGAATTAGGTGTTCCTGCTTCAAAGGTCAAGCTCGCAGGTGACCTGGATTATATGATCACCCCGTTTCGTTTTATGCTCTATCCATTCCTTGGCCTGATAGACCCTGATGCAGTCTTTAAGAAAAATGATGGTGAAGTGAAGGAAATCCTTTTCGTTCCTTTATCAAAACTCCTGGAGATGGAACCGAAAGAACATAAAATCTTCCTGAATGTAGAACCTGAGGAGGAATTCCCTTTCCACCTTATCCCAAATGGGGAAAACTATAACTGGCGGACAGCTTTCGTAAATGAACAATTTTATGAGTATGAAGGAAATGTCATCTGGGGGCTTACGGCGAGAATACTCACCCACGTGCTGCAGGAAATTAAGGGGATCAAGATGTGA
- the mtnN gene encoding 5'-methylthioadenosine/S-adenosylhomocysteine nucleosidase — protein sequence MKIGIIGAMEEEVELLRSKMDIEDKTEIAGCELISGKLEGVEVVLSKSGIGKVNAAISTTLMNQLYKPDYIINTGSAGGFHKELSVGDIVVSTEVRYNDVDATVFGYEFGQVPQMPAYYKPDSNLVSVAESCAERTGVNSVKGLVISGDSFMSDQIRVEEIRSKFADPYCSEMEAGAIAQVCHQFKCPFVIIRSLSDVAGQDARLSYEEFLKTASVNSANMVLLMLGELKNK from the coding sequence ATGAAAATTGGTATAATTGGAGCGATGGAAGAAGAAGTTGAGCTTCTCAGATCTAAAATGGACATAGAAGATAAAACAGAGATTGCCGGCTGTGAATTAATTTCCGGAAAGCTTGAAGGCGTTGAGGTGGTTCTCTCAAAATCAGGAATCGGCAAAGTGAACGCAGCAATAAGCACGACATTAATGAACCAGCTGTATAAGCCGGATTACATAATAAATACAGGCTCAGCGGGAGGCTTTCATAAGGAACTGTCTGTAGGTGATATCGTTGTTTCTACAGAGGTCAGGTATAATGATGTGGATGCCACCGTATTCGGCTACGAATTTGGCCAGGTTCCTCAAATGCCTGCTTACTACAAACCTGACAGCAACCTTGTATCTGTCGCGGAAAGCTGTGCGGAAAGAACAGGTGTTAACTCTGTAAAAGGACTTGTTATTTCCGGAGATTCCTTTATGAGCGATCAAATACGGGTGGAAGAAATCAGAAGTAAATTTGCCGACCCGTATTGTTCCGAAATGGAAGCTGGGGCGATTGCCCAGGTTTGCCATCAGTTTAAGTGCCCGTTCGTGATTATCAGGTCGCTTTCAGATGTGGCTGGGCAGGATGCAAGGCTGTCTTATGAGGAGTTTCTCAAAACAGCCTCTGTTAATTCAGCTAATATGGTGTTATTAATGCTTGGAGAGCTAAAAAATAAGTAA